The Zingiber officinale cultivar Zhangliang chromosome 2A, Zo_v1.1, whole genome shotgun sequence genomic sequence CAGTCGTCAGCGGCACGGCGCCGGTGGCCACCGCGGACACGAAGTTGATCACCAGGGCCGCGACGTTCACCGTGAGCTGGAATTGTAGGAACTTCTGGATGTTGTTGTAGACGCACCGCCCCCATCGCATGACCGTCACCACCGTATCGAAGTTGTCGTCCATGATCACGATGTCGGAGCTCTCCTTGGCGACTTCCGTGCCCTGGATACCCATCGCTAGCCCCACATCGGCCTCCTTCAGCGCCGGCGCGTCGTTCGTTCCGTCGCCGGTGACCGCCACCACTTGCCCCTTCTGCTTCAGGCACTGCACCATTAGCAGCTTGTCGAAAGGGGACGACCTCGCCATGACCCGGATCCGGTCCACCTTCTTCATGCGCTCCTCAGGCGAGTAGTTCCTGAACTCCTGCCCTTCCACGACCAAAGCGTCCAAGTCTTCTGGTTTGATTATCCCGCACTCGACGGCGATGGCTCTGGCAGTGAACACGTTGTCCCCGGTGATCATCTTCACTCCAACTCCGGCACTTCTGCAAGCATCGATGGCGCGCGCTACCTCCGGGCGACACGGATCTTTTAGCCCGACGAGCCCCAGCAAGGTGAGCTCAGTGTCATCGAGCCTTGGCTCCTCGCCGTGGTTGACCTCGGAGTCCTCTGCTCCGGCGGTGTTCTTGTAGGCGAAGGCAATGCAGCGGAGACTGGAGGCAGCCATGTCGTGGACGATCGCTTCGAGCTTGGATTTTGTCTCGGAATCTATAAGCTTAACGCTCCCGTTCCCGTCGGCGTAATGAGAGCATCGAACCAGAAGCATCTCGGCGGCTCCTTTCCAGTGCGTGATGGTGGCTCCGCTGGCTTTCTCTTCCACCATAATTCCACTCCGCTTCTTCTCCGAATTGAAGGCTTCGACACGGATGACGGCGCACTTCTTCTTCATTTCGTCGACGCACATTCCGAGATCCGAAATTGACCACGAAAGCAGAGCCTTCTCCGTGGGGCTACCGGTGATCTCTGCCTCCGCCGCCACGTTAGGCCGGTAGACGCTGCCGGTGGTGTTCAATCCGACGGCTTGGTGTAGCAACGCCAGAATTCCCGGTGCAATCGAGGTCGCCGGCGGACATTGGTCCTTTCCTATCCAGAATTGGGTGACCTTCATCTGGTTCAGCGTTAAGGTCCCTGTTTTATCGGTGCAGATGGTGGTCACTGAGCCCATGGTCTCGCAAGCCGAGAGCCGCCGGACCATGGCGTTGTCCTTCATCATTCTCTTCATGGAGAAAGCCAGCGTCAGAGTGACGGCTAGCGGCAAGCCTTCGGGGATGGCGACGACGATGATGGTGACGGCGTCCTGGAAAATGTTGACGAGGCCGCTGATGATGTCGGAGGCGTTGGTGTTGTGCTTGTCAAACTTGGGCCGTCCATCGTTGCCCTCGGTGCTTCCGGTGAAGTAGCGGACCACGAGCACGGCGAAGACCAGAGTGGCGACGGCGATGCCTATCTTTCCTATGCTTGATGTCAGCCTCTGAAGCCGCTCCTGCAGCGGCGTCGGCTCTGTCGTCTCGCGGGTAATGGAGCCCATCATCTCGCCCCACATCGTGTCGGTGCCGACGGCCGTGACGAGCATTGAGGCGTAGCCATCTATGACCTTCACGCCGGAAGTGAGGAAAGGGTTCTTGACGGCGTCGATGTCAACCGGGTGGCTCTCGCCTGTCATGCTCGACTCGTCCACCTGCACAGAGTACCCCTGCAGGAAGACTCCATCGGCCGGGACTTGGTCGCCAATGTTTAGCAGGACTACGTCGCCGACCACGATGTCGAATATGGAAACAGATTGCCGGCGTCCATCGCGGACGATGCTGGCGGTGATGTTATCGCACTCCGCAGACAGCTTGTCGAAACGCTTCATCTGGCGGAAGTTGCTGACGGCAGAGACAGCCGAGACGAGGAAGACGGCGAGGAAGATGCTGGCACCGTCGTACCACCCCTCTTTAATGCCGTGCTCCTTGATACCGAAGGCGAGGGAGACGGCCGCACACACCATGAGGATAATGATGAACAGGTCGTTGATCGCCTCCAACACGAAGTGGAAGAAGCCCTTGGGCTTCGGCCTAGGGTAAGTGTTGGATCCGAACGCCGCCCTCCGAGAGCTGAGGTTGGCGGCGCCGCCGTGTATCCCTGCCTCGGCGTTAGAGCCGAGGATGCGGACGAGACCGGCAGATCCACCGAGGCGGCGGAGATCTTCAAGGCGCCGTTCCTTGACGAGCTCCCTGAGATTACCATCATCCGTGATTTTCGAAAAAGCCAACGGTGCCGAGTCACCGCCTTCGACATCAATGGCGACGTACGAGCTGCTGCGGTGGATGACGGCGAACTTCTTGGCGACGAGGGAGCACATAGCGCGGCAGGAATAGATCGTGCGGTAGGCAATGCGCCAGCGCCGGAGTGGCGACGAGACGCCTAAACGCTGGCCGGGGCCAATGAGGAAATCAACAGCATTAATGTCCATTCTATCGATCGGGACGGGCTGCTCTGCAACAGAATCAAACAGAGGCGCTGGACGGTATTCAACCAAATCGAATGAACTGAATCAAACAGTAGAAGAAGATTGTGAATTGCAATGTTGAAAAACTCCAATGCATTGGATTTATATAGTTTACGAATCTTAGACGCGGAAGGATGTCGCGGAAGCATGCCACGTAACAAGAGAGGGAATTAAGTGGTAAG encodes the following:
- the LOC122040590 gene encoding calcium-transporting ATPase 7, plasma membrane-type-like, yielding MDINAVDFLIGPGQRLGVSSPLRRWRIAYRTIYSCRAMCSLVAKKFAVIHRSSSYVAIDVEGGDSAPLAFSKITDDGNLRELVKERRLEDLRRLGGSAGLVRILGSNAEAGIHGGAANLSSRRAAFGSNTYPRPKPKGFFHFVLEAINDLFIIILMVCAAVSLAFGIKEHGIKEGWYDGASIFLAVFLVSAVSAVSNFRQMKRFDKLSAECDNITASIVRDGRRQSVSIFDIVVGDVVLLNIGDQVPADGVFLQGYSVQVDESSMTGESHPVDIDAVKNPFLTSGVKVIDGYASMLVTAVGTDTMWGEMMGSITRETTEPTPLQERLQRLTSSIGKIGIAVATLVFAVLVVRYFTGSTEGNDGRPKFDKHNTNASDIISGLVNIFQDAVTIIVVAIPEGLPLAVTLTLAFSMKRMMKDNAMVRRLSACETMGSVTTICTDKTGTLTLNQMKVTQFWIGKDQCPPATSIAPGILALLHQAVGLNTTGSVYRPNVAAEAEITGSPTEKALLSWSISDLGMCVDEMKKKCAVIRVEAFNSEKKRSGIMVEEKASGATITHWKGAAEMLLVRCSHYADGNGSVKLIDSETKSKLEAIVHDMAASSLRCIAFAYKNTAGAEDSEVNHGEEPRLDDTELTLLGLVGLKDPCRPEVARAIDACRSAGVGVKMITGDNVFTARAIAVECGIIKPEDLDALVVEGQEFRNYSPEERMKKVDRIRVMARSSPFDKLLMVQCLKQKGQVVAVTGDGTNDAPALKEADVGLAMGIQGTEVAKESSDIVIMDDNFDTVVTVMRWGRCVYNNIQKFLQFQLTVNVAALVINFVSAVATGAVPLTTVQLLWVNLIMDTMGALALATDTPTKELMEKPPVGRTAPLITGVMWRNLTAQALFQVTVLLLFRFRGESLLGLTEAENNTMIFNTFVLCQVFNEFNARKLEKKNVFQGMHRNKLFLGIVAATVVLQVLMVEFLRKFADTVRLGWGQWGICVGIAVVSWPIGWLVKFLPVAENPWRQLWTFVKG